In Mustelus asterias chromosome 20, sMusAst1.hap1.1, whole genome shotgun sequence, a single genomic region encodes these proteins:
- the plagl2 gene encoding zinc finger protein PLAGL2 isoform X2 — translation MATHSPQKTHKCTYCEKMFHRKDHLKNHLQTHDPNKEAFKCEECGKNYNTKLGYKRHLALHAATSGDLTCKVCLQTFESTEVLLEHLKTHSGKSSSGVKEKKHQCDHCDRRFYTRKDVRRHMVVHTGRKDFLCQYCAQRFGRKDHLTRHMKKSHSQELLKIKTEPSDMMGLLHSSPPVTVKEELSPMMCMASKETVGKPFTSLPMSMYSPHIQAMTNSGSSHSLVASSLAMGMGCQLEAPSSIHSAPPQPPSKYQLGSTSYATGLPEKPTESYLMDLHSSLPLSSHESQSSPAKVGLDSQSGPLDDISGEHLLSKSPAIITESLCTANMDFSHLLSFLPLNHPTYNPPVSAGGLVMGYAQSEPQSLLASLQPQLQDSQGSGNGLNLGPLHPLSPVFTTSLNTTTLPRFHQAFQ, via the coding sequence AtggccacacattcaccacaaaAAACACATAAGTGCACCTACTGTGAAAAAATGTTCCACCGGAAAGACCATCTGAAGAACCACCTTCAGACGCATGACCCAAATAAAGAGGCTTTCAAGTGTGAAGAATGTGGCAAAAACTACAACACCAAGTTGGGATATAAGCGCCACCTAGCACTGCATGCTGCCACCAGTGGCGACCTGACCTGCAAAGTGTGCCTTCAGACATTTGAGAGCACAGAGGTTCTGCTCGAGCACTTGAAAACGCATTCGGGCAAGTCATCGAGTGGAGTTAAGGAGAAGAAGCACCAGTGCGACCACTGTGACCGACGGTTCTATACTCGGAAAGATGTTCGGAGACATATGGTAGTCCATACAGGCAGGAAAGATTTCCTTTGTCAGTATTGTGCTCAGAGATTTGGCAGAAAGGACCACCTGACAAGACACATGAAGAAGAGTCATTCGCAGGAATTGTTGAAAATTAAGACTGAACCATCCGATATGATGGGTCTCCTTCACTCCAGTCCACCCGTAACAGTGAAGGAAGAActtagtccaatgatgtgcatggCTTCTAAAGAGACAGTAGGTAAACCGTTTACTAGTTTGCCAATGAGCATGTACAGTCCACACATTCAAGCCATGACAAATTCAGGATCATCACATAGTCTGGTCGCTAGTTCTCTAGCTATGGGAATGGGTTGCCAATTGGAGGCCCCATCCTCAATTCAttcagcaccccctcaacccccttCTAAATATCAGCTTGGATCTACCTCATATGCCACTGGCTTGCCTGAAAAGCCAACGGAAAGTTACTTAATGGACTTGCACAGCAGTTTGCCACTTTCATCCCATGAATCTCAGTCTTCACCAGCTAAAGTAGGCTTAGATTCACAAAGTGGCCCTCTGGATGACATTTCTGGTGAACATTTGCTTTCCAAAAGCCCTGCTATAATTACTGAATCCCTCTGTACAGCAAACATGGACTTCTCACATTTACTGAGCTTCTTACCACTGAACCACCCTACGTACAATCCACCCGTTTCAGCAGGGGGGCTGGTAATGGGCTATGCGCAAAGTGAGCCTCAGTCTTTACTTGCCTCTCTTCAGCCTCAGCTGCAGGACTCCCAAGGATCTGGAAACGGTCTGAACCTTGGGCCTCTTCACCCATTGTCTCCGGTCTTTACCACCAGTCTGAACACAACAACATTGCCACGTTTCCACCAGGCTTTCCAGTAA